A single Seriola aureovittata isolate HTS-2021-v1 ecotype China chromosome 19, ASM2101889v1, whole genome shotgun sequence DNA region contains:
- the fam167ab gene encoding protein FAM167A isoform X2 has protein sequence MVDRVGVSDQAECGEDVDLPTDDHLVTLKALAEKLRLETRRPSYLEWKARLEAESFRESGTGKCPIQMEPERKLVAPREAVVNSDVIECKLPSGVLKGFGNIDEALSWLRRELTDMRLQDQQLARQLMRLRSDINKLKIEQTCHLHRRMLNDATFGLEERDELSDLLCECPVTPGLGLSAPLRLIGVTKMNINSRRFSLC, from the exons ATGGTTGACAGGGTCGGTGTCTCAGACCAAGCAGAATGTGGGGAAGATGTGGATTTGCCTACAGATGACCATCTCGTGACCTTGAAGGCCTTGGCAGAGAAATTAAGACTGGAGACCCGGAGGCCTTCTTACCTGGAGTGGAAAGCCCGGCTTGAGGCGGAAAGCTTCAGAGAGTCAGGAACTGGAAAATGCCCGATTCAAATGGAGCCTGAAAGGAAACTAGTCGCACCCAGGGAGGCTGTAGTCAACTCTGATGTGATTGAGTGCAAGTTGCCATCAGGTGTGCTGAAAGGATTTGGGAATATCGATGAGGCTCTGAGCTGGCTCAGGAGGGAACTG ACCGACATGCGCTTGCAAGACCAGCAGCTGGCGAGGCAGCTCATGCGGCTCCGCAGTGACATCAACAAGCTGAAGATTGAGCAGACGTGCCACCTGCATCGCAGGATGCTCAACGACGCTACCTTTGGCCTGGAGGAGCGGGATGAGTTGTCAGACCTGCTGTGTGAATGCCCGGTGACCCCGGGCCTCGGCCTCTCTGCCCCGCTGAGACTCATTGGTGTCACAAAGATGAACATTAATTCTCGCCGGTTCTCGCTATGCTAG
- the ccm2 gene encoding cerebral cavernous malformations protein 2 homolog isoform X2, with protein MEDDVKKVKKPGIVSPFKRVFLKGEKGRDKKAQEKATERRALHTFSLSQPDHRIDPDILLNDYIEKEVKYLGQLTSVPGYLNPSSRTEVLQLIDNARKSHQLAGQLTSEQDAVVSLSAYNIKLVWRDGEDIILRVPIHDIAAVSYIRDDSLHLVVIKTAQESGGSPCPSSCPDLNKSQTLSSLSESGAVLVEVCCLLVLAVDNKAAAEELCLLLSQVFQIVYTESTIDFLDRAIFDGATTPTRHLSLYSDDSSSKVDVKEAFEAEGNSFPFQVSVEAEGNSPTASTPASPQTKTASEGELSTTAAELLQDYMTTLRTKLSSQEIQQFATLLHEYRNGASIHEFCINLRQLYGDSRKFLLLGLRPFIPEKDSQHFENFLETIGVKDGRGIITDSFGRYRRTPSSASDSTTNGNGAAGGSGDSAASDEGQEASEGDEWDRMITDISNDIEALGCSMDQEGVTP; from the exons ATGGAGGatgatgtgaaaaaagtgaaaaag CCTGGTATTGTGTCTCCGTTCAAACGAGTCTTcctgaaaggagagaaagggagagacaaGAAAGCCCAGGAGAAGGCCACGGAGCGCAGGGCCCTCCACAccttctcactctctcagcCCGACCACCGCATTGACCCTGACATCCTGCTTAATGACTACATTGAGAAAGAGGTCAAA TACTTGGGGCAGCTGACATCAGTCCCAGGATACCTGAACCCATCCAGTCGCACAGAAGTGCTGCAGCTCATTGACAATGCAAGA AAATCGCATCAGTTGGCAGGCCAGCTGACATCAGAGCAGGATGCAGTGGTGAGCTTGTCGGCGTACAACATAAAGCTTGTATGGCGTGATGGTGAGGATATCATCCTGAGAGTGCCCATCCATGATATCGCTGCTGTCTCCTATATCAGGGACGACTCTTTGCACCTTGTGGTGATCAAAACAG cCCAGGAGTCAGGAGGTTCCCCCTGTCCCAGCTCGTGTCCTGATCTCAACAAATCTCAGACCCTGAGCTCCTTATCAGAGAGTGGAGCTGTGCTTGTGGAAGTCTGCTGTCTGCTTGTCCTGGCTGTTGATAATAAG GCGGCAGCAGAGGAGCTGTGTCTTTTGCTCAGCCAGGTCTTTCAGATTGTTTACACAGAATCGACCATCGACTTCTTGGACAGAGCCATATTTGATGGAGCAACTACACCTACAAGGCACCTTTCTCTATACAGCG ATGACTCTTCAAGCAAAGTCGATGTTAAAGAGGCCTTTGAAGCAGAAGGAAACTCATT TCCTTTCCAGGTCTCTGTAGAGGCAGAAGGAAACTCCCCAACAGCTTCCACCCCAGCATCCCCGCAGACAAAAACCGCGAGTGAAGGAGAGCTCAGTACCACTGCTGCAGAACTGCTGCAGGACTACATGACTACA CTGCGGACAAAACTGTCATCGCAGGAGATCCAGCAGTTTGCTACCCTGCTCCACGAATACCGTAACGGTGCATCCATCCATGAGTTCTGCATAAACCTGCGACAACTCTATGGGGACAGCAGAAAGTTCCTCCTACTTG GCCTGCGTCCCTTCATACCAGAGAAGGACAGCCAGCACTTTGAGAATTTCCTTGAGACCATTGGTGTCAAGGACGGCCGAGGGATCATCACAGACAGCTTTGGCCGCTATCGACGTACGCCCAGCTCCGCCTCCGATTCCACCACCAATGGCAACGGAGCAGCGGGAGGAAGTGGCGACAGTGCGGCCTCAGACGAGGGCCAGGAGGCCTCTGAGGGTGACGAATGGGACCGAATGATCACCGACATCAGTAATGACATTGAGGCTCTAGGCTGCAGTATGGACCAGGAGGGAGTGACACCCTGA
- the ccm2 gene encoding cerebral cavernous malformations protein 2 homolog isoform X3 — MEHEPGIVSPFKRVFLKGEKGRDKKAQEKATERRALHTFSLSQPDHRIDPDILLNDYIEKEVKYLGQLTSVPGYLNPSSRTEVLQLIDNARKSHQLAGQLTSEQDAVVSLSAYNIKLVWRDGEDIILRVPIHDIAAVSYIRDDSLHLVVIKTAQESGGSPCPSSCPDLNKSQTLSSLSESGAVLVEVCCLLVLAVDNKAAAEELCLLLSQVFQIVYTESTIDFLDRAIFDGATTPTRHLSLYSDDSSSKVDVKEAFEAEGNSFPFQVSVEAEGNSPTASTPASPQTKTASEGELSTTAAELLQDYMTTLRTKLSSQEIQQFATLLHEYRNGASIHEFCINLRQLYGDSRKFLLLGLRPFIPEKDSQHFENFLETIGVKDGRGIITDSFGRYRRTPSSASDSTTNGNGAAGGSGDSAASDEGQEASEGDEWDRMITDISNDIEALGCSMDQEGVTP, encoded by the exons ATGGAGCACGAG CCTGGTATTGTGTCTCCGTTCAAACGAGTCTTcctgaaaggagagaaagggagagacaaGAAAGCCCAGGAGAAGGCCACGGAGCGCAGGGCCCTCCACAccttctcactctctcagcCCGACCACCGCATTGACCCTGACATCCTGCTTAATGACTACATTGAGAAAGAGGTCAAA TACTTGGGGCAGCTGACATCAGTCCCAGGATACCTGAACCCATCCAGTCGCACAGAAGTGCTGCAGCTCATTGACAATGCAAGA AAATCGCATCAGTTGGCAGGCCAGCTGACATCAGAGCAGGATGCAGTGGTGAGCTTGTCGGCGTACAACATAAAGCTTGTATGGCGTGATGGTGAGGATATCATCCTGAGAGTGCCCATCCATGATATCGCTGCTGTCTCCTATATCAGGGACGACTCTTTGCACCTTGTGGTGATCAAAACAG cCCAGGAGTCAGGAGGTTCCCCCTGTCCCAGCTCGTGTCCTGATCTCAACAAATCTCAGACCCTGAGCTCCTTATCAGAGAGTGGAGCTGTGCTTGTGGAAGTCTGCTGTCTGCTTGTCCTGGCTGTTGATAATAAG GCGGCAGCAGAGGAGCTGTGTCTTTTGCTCAGCCAGGTCTTTCAGATTGTTTACACAGAATCGACCATCGACTTCTTGGACAGAGCCATATTTGATGGAGCAACTACACCTACAAGGCACCTTTCTCTATACAGCG ATGACTCTTCAAGCAAAGTCGATGTTAAAGAGGCCTTTGAAGCAGAAGGAAACTCATT TCCTTTCCAGGTCTCTGTAGAGGCAGAAGGAAACTCCCCAACAGCTTCCACCCCAGCATCCCCGCAGACAAAAACCGCGAGTGAAGGAGAGCTCAGTACCACTGCTGCAGAACTGCTGCAGGACTACATGACTACA CTGCGGACAAAACTGTCATCGCAGGAGATCCAGCAGTTTGCTACCCTGCTCCACGAATACCGTAACGGTGCATCCATCCATGAGTTCTGCATAAACCTGCGACAACTCTATGGGGACAGCAGAAAGTTCCTCCTACTTG GCCTGCGTCCCTTCATACCAGAGAAGGACAGCCAGCACTTTGAGAATTTCCTTGAGACCATTGGTGTCAAGGACGGCCGAGGGATCATCACAGACAGCTTTGGCCGCTATCGACGTACGCCCAGCTCCGCCTCCGATTCCACCACCAATGGCAACGGAGCAGCGGGAGGAAGTGGCGACAGTGCGGCCTCAGACGAGGGCCAGGAGGCCTCTGAGGGTGACGAATGGGACCGAATGATCACCGACATCAGTAATGACATTGAGGCTCTAGGCTGCAGTATGGACCAGGAGGGAGTGACACCCTGA
- the ccm2 gene encoding cerebral cavernous malformations protein 2 homolog isoform X1, producing the protein MEDDVKKVKKDWHRKKLKGRTHQIQPGIVSPFKRVFLKGEKGRDKKAQEKATERRALHTFSLSQPDHRIDPDILLNDYIEKEVKYLGQLTSVPGYLNPSSRTEVLQLIDNARKSHQLAGQLTSEQDAVVSLSAYNIKLVWRDGEDIILRVPIHDIAAVSYIRDDSLHLVVIKTAQESGGSPCPSSCPDLNKSQTLSSLSESGAVLVEVCCLLVLAVDNKAAAEELCLLLSQVFQIVYTESTIDFLDRAIFDGATTPTRHLSLYSDDSSSKVDVKEAFEAEGNSFPFQVSVEAEGNSPTASTPASPQTKTASEGELSTTAAELLQDYMTTLRTKLSSQEIQQFATLLHEYRNGASIHEFCINLRQLYGDSRKFLLLGLRPFIPEKDSQHFENFLETIGVKDGRGIITDSFGRYRRTPSSASDSTTNGNGAAGGSGDSAASDEGQEASEGDEWDRMITDISNDIEALGCSMDQEGVTP; encoded by the exons ATGGAGGatgatgtgaaaaaagtgaaaaag GATTGGCACAGGAAGAAACTGAAGGGCCGGACCCACCAAATCCAG CCTGGTATTGTGTCTCCGTTCAAACGAGTCTTcctgaaaggagagaaagggagagacaaGAAAGCCCAGGAGAAGGCCACGGAGCGCAGGGCCCTCCACAccttctcactctctcagcCCGACCACCGCATTGACCCTGACATCCTGCTTAATGACTACATTGAGAAAGAGGTCAAA TACTTGGGGCAGCTGACATCAGTCCCAGGATACCTGAACCCATCCAGTCGCACAGAAGTGCTGCAGCTCATTGACAATGCAAGA AAATCGCATCAGTTGGCAGGCCAGCTGACATCAGAGCAGGATGCAGTGGTGAGCTTGTCGGCGTACAACATAAAGCTTGTATGGCGTGATGGTGAGGATATCATCCTGAGAGTGCCCATCCATGATATCGCTGCTGTCTCCTATATCAGGGACGACTCTTTGCACCTTGTGGTGATCAAAACAG cCCAGGAGTCAGGAGGTTCCCCCTGTCCCAGCTCGTGTCCTGATCTCAACAAATCTCAGACCCTGAGCTCCTTATCAGAGAGTGGAGCTGTGCTTGTGGAAGTCTGCTGTCTGCTTGTCCTGGCTGTTGATAATAAG GCGGCAGCAGAGGAGCTGTGTCTTTTGCTCAGCCAGGTCTTTCAGATTGTTTACACAGAATCGACCATCGACTTCTTGGACAGAGCCATATTTGATGGAGCAACTACACCTACAAGGCACCTTTCTCTATACAGCG ATGACTCTTCAAGCAAAGTCGATGTTAAAGAGGCCTTTGAAGCAGAAGGAAACTCATT TCCTTTCCAGGTCTCTGTAGAGGCAGAAGGAAACTCCCCAACAGCTTCCACCCCAGCATCCCCGCAGACAAAAACCGCGAGTGAAGGAGAGCTCAGTACCACTGCTGCAGAACTGCTGCAGGACTACATGACTACA CTGCGGACAAAACTGTCATCGCAGGAGATCCAGCAGTTTGCTACCCTGCTCCACGAATACCGTAACGGTGCATCCATCCATGAGTTCTGCATAAACCTGCGACAACTCTATGGGGACAGCAGAAAGTTCCTCCTACTTG GCCTGCGTCCCTTCATACCAGAGAAGGACAGCCAGCACTTTGAGAATTTCCTTGAGACCATTGGTGTCAAGGACGGCCGAGGGATCATCACAGACAGCTTTGGCCGCTATCGACGTACGCCCAGCTCCGCCTCCGATTCCACCACCAATGGCAACGGAGCAGCGGGAGGAAGTGGCGACAGTGCGGCCTCAGACGAGGGCCAGGAGGCCTCTGAGGGTGACGAATGGGACCGAATGATCACCGACATCAGTAATGACATTGAGGCTCTAGGCTGCAGTATGGACCAGGAGGGAGTGACACCCTGA
- the fam167ab gene encoding protein FAM167A isoform X1 yields the protein MDAPSSPQIMVDRVGVSDQAECGEDVDLPTDDHLVTLKALAEKLRLETRRPSYLEWKARLEAESFRESGTGKCPIQMEPERKLVAPREAVVNSDVIECKLPSGVLKGFGNIDEALSWLRRELTDMRLQDQQLARQLMRLRSDINKLKIEQTCHLHRRMLNDATFGLEERDELSDLLCECPVTPGLGLSAPLRLIGVTKMNINSRRFSLC from the exons ATGGACGCCCCCTCGTCTCCTCAGATCATGGTTGACAGGGTCGGTGTCTCAGACCAAGCAGAATGTGGGGAAGATGTGGATTTGCCTACAGATGACCATCTCGTGACCTTGAAGGCCTTGGCAGAGAAATTAAGACTGGAGACCCGGAGGCCTTCTTACCTGGAGTGGAAAGCCCGGCTTGAGGCGGAAAGCTTCAGAGAGTCAGGAACTGGAAAATGCCCGATTCAAATGGAGCCTGAAAGGAAACTAGTCGCACCCAGGGAGGCTGTAGTCAACTCTGATGTGATTGAGTGCAAGTTGCCATCAGGTGTGCTGAAAGGATTTGGGAATATCGATGAGGCTCTGAGCTGGCTCAGGAGGGAACTG ACCGACATGCGCTTGCAAGACCAGCAGCTGGCGAGGCAGCTCATGCGGCTCCGCAGTGACATCAACAAGCTGAAGATTGAGCAGACGTGCCACCTGCATCGCAGGATGCTCAACGACGCTACCTTTGGCCTGGAGGAGCGGGATGAGTTGTCAGACCTGCTGTGTGAATGCCCGGTGACCCCGGGCCTCGGCCTCTCTGCCCCGCTGAGACTCATTGGTGTCACAAAGATGAACATTAATTCTCGCCGGTTCTCGCTATGCTAG